Within Marmota flaviventris isolate mMarFla1 chromosome 13, mMarFla1.hap1, whole genome shotgun sequence, the genomic segment TATAAACCAAAAGTACAATAATAGTGGCTTTTATATTTACTTAAGTAGTTACTTGTCTTTGCCAGTATTGTTGTTTCATGTGGCTTCAGTTTTCAGTCTAAGAGTCTTTATGTTTCAGCCTAAAGGACCCCTGTTAGCATTTCTCATAAGGCAGGTCTACTGGTAATGAATTCCCTTAGTTTCTATTTACCTGGAAAtacctttctcctttttttttttttggtaccagggattgaacctacgggcacttaaccactaagccacatccccagtcctttttatgtttttattttgaaacagggtctcactaattgcctaaggccttgctaagttgctgaggctggctttgaactcacagttctcctgcctgagtctccctAGTCGCTCCccattataggtatgtgccactgtgcctgttcTAGTATTTTAAAGATGTCATCCCACTACCTTCTGACTTCCTAgcagtccaagatcaaggtgctgattTGTTTGGTTTCCCCTGCAGCCtcttccttggcttgtagatggccgCCTTCTCACTTGGGCCTCACATGGTCTTTTCTTTAAATGTGTACATCCATGCTGTCTCTTTTTGTGTCCAAATCTCATCTTCTTAAAAGGACACTAGTCATGTTGTGGTAGAGCCACCAAAATGGccttattttaacttaatcactTTTTTAAAGGACCTATTTCCAATTAGAGTCACTCTGAAGTACTGGGTaatagggcttcaacatatgaattggcGGGGGAGGATACAATTCAGCTCACAACACAGCTATTGTACTTTCCGGCTCCACAATTGATATGTggttcctttttataatttttattgccttattgatgtttttctcctgatttcctttagttctttattCATAGATTTATTTAGTCCTTTGGgcatatttaaaacaattgatTGAACATCTGTGACTAGTAATTATGTCTTGgtttattttctgttactatagcaaaatacccaagaccaggtaatttataaagaacagaaatttatttggcccatagttctggaggctgggaagtccaagagcgtGATGCTGGCATCTGCTTGGCATCCGGTGAGGGCCTTCCTGCTGCGTCATAACGTGAGATGGGAAACCACATGGCAAGACAGAGACAGCAAATATGCTAGCTCAGATCTTTCTTAATCTTCTTATGAAGTATTAACACCAtgctaattacctcccaaaggccccacctccagaTACCTTTAGCATATTAATTTGGGGATGAAGTTTACAGCACATGAACTCTTGGGGGACACTACAAACCATAGTAAAAGtcagtgtctcagtttcctcagcaTGGTTTATTGTTTCCTATGAATGTGCCATATATTCCTTTTACTATGCATGCTTTGTGACTTTTTGTGGCGATCTGGGCATTTTGAGTATTGTTGTAACTCGAAATCAGATTCTCCTCCTCCCTAgggactttttttgttgttgttgctactTGTTGAATCTGCAGTTGTCTGGAACTTTCCCAAAGTATTTTGCAAAGTCTGTATTCCTAGTTGCATGCAGTCACTGAAGTTTCCATATATATGCAGTCAGCCTGTGACCTGCTAGCGATTTCCTCAAGtgtatgtgtctgtctgtctgtctgtctctctctctctctctctctgggtccAGGTCCATCTGTTCTTAAATCTTATAATAGATGCCAGTGGGAAGTCACTCTAAGGTACTGGGTAATAGGGCTAGGTAATAGGTCACTGTATCATGAGGAGGCCAAAACAAACCTGTGCAGGTCTGCTGGGCTAGCCAGAGTACCCAACCCCACTTGGTTGGAGGACAGGCTCCATACTGTGCATCCTGGCATCAGCCCACTGCTCTAGGAATGCAGGTCTCTTTGCCACCAGGTGTGGCAGGGCTAAGGAATGGTGGGTGCACACACTACTTTCTTCTGAGTTCAGCAGTCTTTCTCTTTGTCCAGCATTCTCTTCATTGCTATGTCTGATCACTTTCAGAGTTCTGAAATAGTGATCCCAATCATCATTTTCCAGCTTCTCAATTATGTTGGTGGAGGAGCTTCCTACTCTATTTTCCATAACCTCATTTATGGCATTTATTTCTGTAGAACTCTTTTTAAATGTCTTGTTGTTTAGAATTCCACAATAGATACTTGAACTTTTTGAGGAAAAGatgaattattcaataaatggtgttaggAAAATAGGCTAGCTATTTGGAAGGAAAAGGGCTAGGTTCCAGCTTTACTTTTCATAACAAAGTAAACTATGTATTAAAGGtttaaatgcctttttaaatgttaccaagaaaaaaataaataaggaattctcttatatttaaaaaaaaaattggagtttGGATTGTCCTTCTATGTCTGACACAAAATTCTGGagccataaaaggaaaaagaatggtTGTTTTACATGAATTTCACTGTGGCAAAAAGTTCTGTTTGGCTAACAGAAAAAAGAATTGCAACAAAGGATAAACTTAATTTTCTGAATTTACAAAATGATCTTATAAATCAACATTAATTTCCCAGTTTATTTGAGCAAAGGATATGTTACTCataattagggaaatacaaaattaaagtaGCAATGAATCATGGATTATTCCCTTACAAGAtttgcaacatttttttcttgtttaataatAGCCAATCTTAGAGTGTGGGAAGTTGACACTGTCATTTACTATTAGTGAAGGTGTGACTTGATACAAGCTTTCTGGAAAGTAGTTTGGGTAATACATATCAGCATGTTCATGGTGCAGTCCTTTGACCCAGCAACTCTACTGGTGGAAATTGCCCCATAGATATTTTCAAAGGTACGCCAATAATCATTGTAGCATtgcttgtaattttaaaaatctagacaAGTGAAATTCTATGAGAACTGCTTATATTAGCATGTATTCGTGGACCAGGAACTGTGTAGCCAAAAAACAGAATGAGTAGCTGTTGTGGGGCTAGTGTGTGGGAAGGCCTTTGAGATATATTAAATGACAAAGCTAAGTGCAAAGTAAAAAGTGGTAATCAACCTATTTTGATGAGGCTTTTTAAAGGATATATATGATTTGTTCTGATATATGTACACAGAAATTTCTAGGAAGATATACAGGAGTTTGTCAAAGGTAATTTCCATTGGATGAATAAATGGTAGCAGATTTTTAatactttgtataatttttttaacatgtgcATGCactgtcctccctccccacccccctttttgagtgtgtgtgtgtgtgtgtgtgtgtgtgtgtgaatttatttatttatttgtttgttttgtttattcaggggctgtaaccagggattgaactcaggggcactagaccactgagccacatccccagccctattttgtattttattagagacagggttgcttagcacctcgctaaattgctgaggctggctttgaactcatgatcctcctgcctctgctctcaagccactggtattacaggcttgCGACACCGTGCCTGgccctctcttttttaaatagttaaaatgaaaattctatagTGGTGAGAACTAGCTGAGAGAATCTGTTCACCCAGATGTAGTTGTCAGAATTTACATTTAGACCTCCAGTCTATACAAATCTAGAATTACAAATAACCTAAATaatctcatgatttttttttttttttttaatagtagttttcggcagacacaacatccttgtttgtatgtgatgctgaggatcgaacccgggctgcacgcatgccaggcgagcgcgctactgcttgagccacatccccagccctcatgatctttgtttaaaattattgtgaaaTGTTTTAAGATGTATAAAACCATAAATAATTCTTCGTTCCAAAAATATTGTCcttatcttaaaattattaataactgATCTGGCATTTTGGCAAGTTAGAGGAGACAGAGTGAGATGATGGGAAAAATACCACAGGCTTTGGAATCATACTGACCTGAATTCATATCCCAACTTACTAAAAACTGGCTTTTaaccttgggaaagttacttaaaaTAGCTGAACTTAAGAATATCAAGCCCTACATTTGCAGAGTAATTATAAAGACTAAAGTAGAAAAAGATGTGCAGTCCTTGGCATATAATTACTCAAGAAACATTCATTTCTTCTATTATCACCTCTCCTTATTCCTCAAGAATAACTTCCAGTCTTTGTTTGAATTGCCTGATTCTTTATCTCAAACATAGAAGACTTGATATGTAGAGATGTTTGATAAGTATCAAATATGGCATTTGAGTGTTTTTGTGTGCTTTAATTTACTATAGAGTTATGGGGCATAGGCTGGATCCCTAGCAGAGTTCATCATGTGCTGCTATTGTTAAGAATCATCTCTAATGTAGGACTTGTCCCATAAGATGTATGTACAGTAATAACACAGGTAATCCTTTATTCTTTGTAGTAGCTCTATGTCTTAATTGATTCTATTTAGTAGCAGAAACAATATTTACTGTCTCCCTTGCTCTATAACCCATTTGGAGACCACCAAATAGACAGAGTACCTTGCTTTGCAACTTCATCTAGCCTCACTTCTTTAAAACCTCTTCAAGGGCTAAAATTCCCACAGCCGCTAGAGAAACTTGCATTGTTCAGGGCCTCAGTGAATATACCCTTTTTGGTGTTGAGAGACCAAAGGTACAATGTTTCCAGTTCCCTTGATTCTCACACCCTCCCTGAAATCTAGCCTAGCAGTCTCTTATGGGATACTTGAATTGCCAGATTCATTCCTGCCTGAGTGCCTTTGCATCTGTGTTTCCTTCCCCCCACAACTATTTTGTGTGTCAAGAGGGGAGGTTTGCGgaggatccaactcagggccttAAGCGTGCATAGCACAccgtctaccactgagctatatccacagccctattcCCACAATTCTTTGCTCTTTCCCTCACCACAGCTGGTCAAATGTGAATTGAATTTGAGTCTTAAAATTCAGTTGTTTTCGTAGGAAtcatgtttgttttaattagaaatatttactgTGTTTTACCTAGAGGATTTTTATAGTTTACAAATACAATCACTGTGGATTTTGTTTTCTCACACACAGAAGCAAATCAAGAGTTAATTCTGTGAAGGATTGTGGGTGACTCTGGCTTTTGACACTCTCATATCTGCAATAGTGCCCGTAGGCAAGGAGAATTTTTGGAACTTTGGAACTTTGTTTAGTTTTCTTAGGTACGGAGAAGGGTATAGAATAAGTGTCTCTTTGGTCTGGAATTAGTactaacttttctttctcttatagtACTAAACAAGATTTGTGATGAAATGGAGCCTGGAACAAACTCTTTTCGAGTCGAGTTTCCTGATTTTTCTAGCACCATTCTGCAGAAACTGAACCAGCAGCGCCAGCAAGGACAATTATGTGACGTCTCCATTGTTGTTCAAGGCCACATTTTCCGGGCACACAAAGCTGTTCTTGCTGCCAGTTCACCCTACTTTTGTGACCAAGTACTTCTGAAAAACAGCAGGAGAATTGTTTTGCCTGATGTGATGAACCCAAGAGTGTTTGAGAACATTCTCCTCTCTAGTTACACAGGACGCCTAGTAATGCCTGCTCCAGAAATCGTTAGTTACTTAACAGCAGCCAGCTTCCTCCAGATGTGGCATGTGGTGGACAAATGCACTGAGGTTTTAGAGGGAAACCCTACAGTCCTTTGTCAGAAGCTAAATCATGGCAGTGACCACCAGTCTCCAAGCAGCAGTAGTTACAATGGCCTGGTAGAGAGCTTTGAGTTGGGTTCTGGGAGCCACACTGATTTCCCCAAAGCCCAAGAACTGAGAGATGGTGAGAATGAAGAGGAGAGCACCAAAGATGAGCTGTCGTCTCAGCTCACGGAGCATGAATACCTGCCCAGCAACTCGTCGACGGAGCATGACCGGCTGAGTACTGAAATGGCAAGccaggatggggaggagggagccaGTGACAGCGCTGAGTTCCACTACACCCGGCCCATGTATAGCAAGCCTAGCATAATGGCTCACAAACGCTGGATCCACGTGAAACCTGAGCGCTTGGAGCAGGCTTGCGAGGGCATGGATGTGCATGCAGCCTACGATGAGCACCAGGTCACTGAGTCCATCAACACCATGCAGACAGAGCACTCGGTGCAGCCTTCGGGAGTGGAGGAGGACTTTCCCATTGGGGAGAAGAAGGTGGAAGCAGAGTTTGACGAACAGGCTGATGAAAGTAACTACGATGAGCAGGTGGATTTCTATGGCTCTTCCATGGAAGAATTTTCTGGAGAGAGGTCAGATGGGAATCTCATTGGGCATAGACAGGAGGCTGCCCTTGCAGCAGGCTATAGTGAGAATATTGAAATGGTGACAGGGATTAAAGAAGAAGCTTCCCACTTAGGATTTTCAGCCACTGACAAGCTGTATCCTTGTCAGTGTGGGAAAAGTTTCACTCACAAGAGTCAGAGAGATCGACACATGAGCATGCACCTCGGTCTTCGGCCTTATGGTTGTGGTGTCTGTGGTAAGAAATTCAAAATGAAGCACCATCTCGTGGGCCACATGAAAATTCATACAGGCATTAAGCCGTATGAGTGTAATATCTGTGCAAAGAGATTTATGTGGAGGGACAGTTTCCACAGGCATGTGACTTCTTGTACCAAGTCCTATGAAGCTGCAAAGGCTGAGCAGAATACAACTGAGGCTAACTAAAAATAGGATCTGGCCCTTGAGTGGCatgcacaaaaataaactatGGTAATTAATGCAAATCTGGGCACAGATGATGCATGCTACTTGCTATTATGAgagaggcttaaaaaaaaaaaaaaaggaagatatttcTGAAAGACCAGCTCTAAGTAGGCCAATTAAAAAATCTAATTCTTCAACTTTGTATGTTTCAATCTTGGCCTGAAATGGGCGATGGGGATAAGTTAGCCCACTGCCCAGCTGGCAAGGGAAACCTTCAAGCCAATAGTGTTTGAAGCAGGTGGACTTGGTAATAGAGACACCTGTACTTGGAACTGGACTCCAGCCTACCAGTTCCATTGCAGTGGCAGCAGTTTTTGATCACTCATTATTACAAGGtcatgttgaaattttattttgctttaactaTAGATACTTAGGAAATGTGGGTTTGTTTTGGTAGCTGCTTCACTGAATGAAATGCTACTTATGTAAAAGCTACATATAATGTGATTCCTAGTATGAGAAACTGATTAACAGAGCTCTCTTTGGTTTCATTCTTTCTAAAGAGTATTTTAACTAAAACTATGGAGATCCTGAGAGGGTAACACTCTAAAACAAACATTCTGAAACAACTTATGGTACAAGCTTCAGTTTCTGTAAGATGCGACTGTCACAATGTTTCAAACTCTTAATAAGGCacagttttgtattttaatactAACTTTGAGTTTGAATTGTATCTAATTGTAATTCTTTTGGGTGCCAGAGATAGGTGTTTCTAATTGGTTTGCTGCCCCAAATCctgttttttaaatgtagcatCCAGGCAGTGAAATCTACTCCGGTTAAGAGACATCTAGCCTGTTGTGACTCTGACCTCTGTGCCAGGTAGTACCCCAGTTGTTGCTCCATCTTAGATTATGGTGCTTCCCAGCAAGGGCAGCCTGTGACCGTATGTCACAGGAAGGAGGAGCAGAAGTCTTGGCTGAGTTACCTGTGAGCTCTAGGAGTTAACAGTGCTGCATGGCACTCCTATTGTCAGAGCGACAGTTGAGGAGAAGCAGAATCTTACGAATGAAAGGTTAAACCCGAGGGAAAAACACTGCACAAGAGGAGTCTTGAAAATACACTGGTGGAAGAGGGGGATACTCTCTTAGAAGGATACACAGAGCTAATGCTGCCAGTTTCTTTTGAGTGCAGCAATGTGTGTCAAGAGGGGGAAGGAGTCC encodes:
- the Zbtb43 gene encoding zinc finger and BTB domain-containing protein 43 isoform X2, whose product is MEPGTNSFRVEFPDFSSTILQKLNQQRQQGQLCDVSIVVQGHIFRAHKAVLAASSPYFCDQVLLKNSRRIVLPDVMNPRVFENILLSSYTGRLVMPAPEIVSYLTAASFLQMWHVVDKCTEVLEGNPTVLCQKLNHGSDHQSPSSSSYNGLVESFELGSGSHTDFPKAQELRDGENEEESTKDELSSQLTEHEYLPSNSSTEHDRLSTEMASQDGEEGASDSAEFHYTRPMYSKPSIMAHKRWIHVKPERLEQACEGMDVHAAYDEHQVTESINTMQTEHSVQPSGVEEDFPIGEKKVEAEFDEQADESNYDEQVDFYGSSMEEFSGERSDGNLIGHRQEAALAAGYSENIEMVTGIKEEASHLGFSATDKLYPCQCGKSFTHKSQRDRHMSMHLGLRPYGCGVCGKKFKMKHHLVGHMKIHTGIKPYECNICAKRFMWRDSFHRHVTSCTKSYEAAKAEQNTTEAN
- the Zbtb43 gene encoding zinc finger and BTB domain-containing protein 43 isoform X1 — encoded protein: MYSNNTVLNKICDEMEPGTNSFRVEFPDFSSTILQKLNQQRQQGQLCDVSIVVQGHIFRAHKAVLAASSPYFCDQVLLKNSRRIVLPDVMNPRVFENILLSSYTGRLVMPAPEIVSYLTAASFLQMWHVVDKCTEVLEGNPTVLCQKLNHGSDHQSPSSSSYNGLVESFELGSGSHTDFPKAQELRDGENEEESTKDELSSQLTEHEYLPSNSSTEHDRLSTEMASQDGEEGASDSAEFHYTRPMYSKPSIMAHKRWIHVKPERLEQACEGMDVHAAYDEHQVTESINTMQTEHSVQPSGVEEDFPIGEKKVEAEFDEQADESNYDEQVDFYGSSMEEFSGERSDGNLIGHRQEAALAAGYSENIEMVTGIKEEASHLGFSATDKLYPCQCGKSFTHKSQRDRHMSMHLGLRPYGCGVCGKKFKMKHHLVGHMKIHTGIKPYECNICAKRFMWRDSFHRHVTSCTKSYEAAKAEQNTTEAN